A portion of the Eubacterium maltosivorans genome contains these proteins:
- a CDS encoding trimethylamine methyltransferase family protein translates to MKLNYSIGTDKEVQCIHETSLKILSEVGVSFRCEAAFDIFRKHGARTEASDGKL, encoded by the coding sequence ATGAAATTAAATTATTCAATTGGAACAGACAAAGAGGTACAGTGTATTCACGAGACAAGCCTGAAGATCTTGTCGGAGGTGGGCGTGTCCTTTCGGTGTGAAGCGGCCTTTGATATTTTCAGGAAGCACGGGGCCAGGACTGAAGCATCTGATGGAAAGCTATGA
- a CDS encoding MFS transporter yields the protein MKNSKLKSILQFIVLCAGGNAIFYVIFMRSSFYEAFLEAFTMTNEQFGVLFSCYAWVAVATYFLGGIVADKVSTKVLMVISFAGTGLLNIWFGTFPKYETALLIYALMGVTTTLTFWAALLKATRQFGQSVGSESKAFGGLEAGKAIFEVIFGTLAVFLFTKFAVMSAGLRFVIFMYGGILILLAIISLFVFDNGTGDEAVISEESPFKLLLQCLKNVDIWICALMGAGAYAIGSTLGSYCGDIVGSNYGATVAVMGYVGVMTAYFKPFGGLGAGWFGDKFGPSAVLLILSIILTGFAIVFAFLPTGPEYIWLFLVLFAVEIVCTGAFRSQKYATIKEARVPMSLSGTAFGFMATIIYASDAFLPPVIGRFLDTYDSVTAYRYTMLILAGFGLLSVVLCLIFRYRNKNNIKEILVEEREAKVLRKESKQKSTQA from the coding sequence ATGAAAAATTCTAAGTTGAAAAGCATCCTTCAGTTTATTGTGCTCTGCGCCGGAGGAAATGCAATTTTTTATGTTATTTTTATGCGAAGCAGCTTTTACGAAGCTTTTCTGGAAGCTTTCACAATGACAAATGAGCAGTTCGGCGTTTTGTTCAGCTGCTATGCCTGGGTCGCTGTCGCTACCTATTTCCTGGGGGGGATCGTGGCTGATAAGGTTTCTACAAAGGTGTTGATGGTTATATCCTTTGCGGGAACCGGCCTGCTCAATATCTGGTTTGGCACCTTTCCTAAATACGAGACAGCGCTGCTAATCTATGCGCTGATGGGTGTTACCACAACGCTGACCTTCTGGGCAGCTTTGCTGAAGGCCACAAGACAGTTTGGCCAGAGTGTGGGCAGTGAGAGTAAGGCCTTTGGCGGGCTGGAAGCCGGTAAAGCGATTTTTGAAGTCATTTTCGGGACACTGGCGGTTTTCCTGTTTACGAAATTTGCCGTTATGTCGGCAGGGCTCCGCTTTGTCATCTTCATGTATGGCGGCATTTTAATTCTTCTGGCGATCATCTCCCTGTTTGTCTTTGACAACGGCACCGGTGACGAGGCAGTTATCAGTGAGGAAAGCCCCTTTAAGCTGCTGCTGCAATGCCTGAAAAATGTAGACATCTGGATATGTGCCCTGATGGGCGCCGGAGCCTACGCCATCGGGAGCACCCTGGGCTCATACTGTGGTGATATTGTCGGCTCAAACTATGGCGCCACTGTTGCAGTTATGGGGTATGTTGGGGTCATGACCGCTTATTTCAAACCTTTTGGCGGGCTGGGCGCCGGCTGGTTCGGTGATAAATTTGGACCGAGTGCGGTGCTGTTAATTCTAAGCATTATCCTCACAGGTTTTGCCATTGTTTTTGCTTTCCTTCCCACCGGTCCAGAATATATTTGGCTGTTTTTAGTCCTTTTCGCAGTCGAGATTGTGTGTACAGGTGCTTTCAGAAGCCAGAAATATGCGACTATTAAGGAAGCGCGGGTGCCAATGTCTTTGTCTGGGACAGCCTTCGGCTTTATGGCCACCATTATTTACGCGTCAGATGCTTTTTTGCCACCAGTAATCGGCCGTTTTCTGGATACCTATGACTCAGTGACTGCTTACCGGTACACTATGCTGATCCTGGCAGGGTTTGGTCTGCTGTCTGTTGTACTGTGTCTGATTTTCAGATACCGCAATAAAAACAATATTAAAGAGATTTTAGTTGAGGAGAGAGAGGCTAAGGTCCTTCGCAAAGAATCCAAACAAAAAAGCACCCAGGCTTGA
- a CDS encoding energy-coupling factor ABC transporter substrate-binding protein, whose translation MSKNKKLVIVLLVIVALLVVVPLFALQGAEFGGSDDAGSTMIEEIQGGEYEPWFTPVLETLINGELPGEVESLIFCLQTGIGVGILAFFMGRLVERKKLGKEDSEL comes from the coding sequence ATGAGCAAAAATAAAAAATTAGTTATTGTTCTGCTGGTAATCGTCGCGCTTTTGGTAGTCGTTCCGCTCTTTGCCCTTCAGGGCGCAGAGTTTGGCGGCTCCGATGATGCGGGAAGTACCATGATCGAAGAAATTCAGGGCGGCGAATATGAGCCATGGTTTACGCCAGTGCTTGAAACGTTGATCAACGGTGAACTGCCAGGTGAGGTTGAATCACTGATCTTCTGTCTCCAGACCGGTATTGGCGTTGGCATTCTGGCTTTCTTTATGGGCCGGCTGGTTGAACGCAAAAAGCTCGGGAAAGAAGATTCAGAGCTGTAA
- the cbiQ gene encoding cobalt ECF transporter T component CbiQ codes for MKVFLAALAILCVCGLVYWFRHRECAHRHGGHHGHSHGGAVFSIDVLAYNSKINGWNPGFKVGFSLLLLLICVIANNLYVSVLVILITAYITVVMGGVYFRDYLSFLRVPVAFLILGSIAILFNFSKEPLGLWALNCHFFYIYISHDSLMTTLYLWGKAFGAVSAMYMMSLSTPSTEVFGVLRRVHVPKLVIELMNMIYRYIFILMDTQAKMKNSAESRLGYCDFKTAVYSFGHSMSNLFVVSMKRASQYYDAMEARCYDGDLLFLEAEKPLRREQVMAAGLVVLLLTAVWILKF; via the coding sequence GTGAAAGTATTTTTAGCAGCGCTTGCGATTCTGTGTGTGTGTGGCCTGGTATACTGGTTTCGCCACCGGGAGTGCGCCCACAGACATGGCGGACACCATGGACATTCCCACGGCGGGGCGGTTTTTTCCATTGATGTACTTGCCTATAATTCAAAGATCAACGGCTGGAATCCTGGCTTTAAAGTAGGGTTTTCCCTGTTGCTTCTGCTCATCTGTGTCATCGCCAATAACCTCTATGTGTCAGTTCTGGTTATTTTGATCACAGCTTATATTACGGTGGTCATGGGCGGCGTATACTTTAGGGATTACCTGAGCTTTTTAAGGGTGCCAGTGGCGTTTCTCATCCTTGGGAGCATTGCCATCCTCTTTAATTTTTCAAAGGAGCCTCTGGGACTTTGGGCCCTCAACTGCCATTTCTTTTATATTTATATATCCCATGACAGCCTTATGACGACGCTGTATCTGTGGGGCAAAGCCTTTGGCGCAGTCAGTGCCATGTATATGATGTCTCTGTCCACACCGTCCACTGAGGTCTTTGGAGTTTTGCGCCGAGTGCATGTCCCCAAGCTTGTCATTGAGCTGATGAATATGATTTACCGGTATATTTTTATTCTGATGGACACGCAGGCCAAAATGAAAAACTCGGCGGAGTCCCGGCTGGGCTACTGTGATTTTAAGACAGCGGTTTATTCTTTCGGTCACTCCATGAGTAATCTTTTTGTGGTTTCCATGAAGCGCGCAAGCCAGTACTATGACGCGATGGAAGCCCGGTGCTATGATGGCGACCTTCTGTTTCTAGAGGCTGAGAAGCCCCTGCGCAGGGAGCAGGTAATGGCTGCGGGACTGGTCGTACTGCTGCTTACAGCTGTCTGGATTTTAAAATTCTAG
- a CDS encoding GntR family transcriptional regulator, with protein MSNEQLFTTYQVVYEDLKDKILDKTFQPGEKLPSFSELCEIYNVSNITVRRSIELLRQNGYVHSKPRIGNFVNEIKNEVYALRYNQRTSMKHEPTDVKVLSVDSVDLEEMKQYTKVRPNRRARCIKIARIHYFGQLPVMYELIFILHNPWLNIHSYNEERWISDGISVINNYDINKKFYLSVDNHCGPVKDKLYLEAEDSMFRILIEYYTKQNRFAGISVSFASCDDIDFQIS; from the coding sequence ATGAGCAATGAACAACTGTTTACGACCTATCAGGTTGTTTATGAGGATTTGAAAGATAAAATTCTGGACAAAACGTTTCAACCCGGGGAAAAGCTGCCCTCCTTCAGTGAGCTGTGCGAGATCTATAACGTGAGCAATATAACAGTCCGCAGGAGTATTGAGCTGCTGCGTCAAAACGGCTATGTCCATTCCAAGCCGAGAATTGGTAATTTTGTAAATGAAATTAAGAATGAGGTTTACGCTCTGCGCTATAACCAGCGAACCTCCATGAAACATGAGCCGACAGACGTAAAGGTTCTCTCGGTCGATTCGGTCGATCTCGAGGAGATGAAGCAGTACACCAAGGTGCGGCCAAACCGGCGCGCCAGGTGTATTAAGATCGCCCGTATACACTATTTTGGACAGCTGCCTGTTATGTATGAGCTGATTTTTATCCTGCACAACCCGTGGCTTAACATCCATTCCTATAACGAGGAACGCTGGATCAGTGACGGTATCAGCGTTATTAACAATTATGACATTAATAAAAAATTTTATCTGTCTGTCGATAACCACTGTGGACCGGTAAAGGATAAACTCTATCTGGAAGCTGAGGACAGCATGTTTCGCATCCTTATCGAGTACTACACAAAACAAAACCGCTTTGCGGGCATTTCCGTGAGCTTTGCCAGCTGTGATGATATAGATTTTCAGATTTCGTAA
- a CDS encoding GntR family transcriptional regulator: protein MDGRKSQSVKYQQIADDIRLKILGGIYAQNEMLPSEKKLGEKYGASRLTIRNTLNLLENEGYIYTKAGKGSFVKGVSTDLYRIDMDINSILNGGYDRVELIKAKMIKPDIDLVYELKVSRESKIVFMDWHIFKNEAIIGYDRRFIPYFRGLPIDEKDLTYTGLKDMIKDSQTDFREEIVINGIIPETWLKEKMGIDSKNTDSLLLVERKIYDDRGTPTGLDRLYLNANESCIKGVFSV, encoded by the coding sequence ATGGATGGAAGAAAGAGCCAATCGGTAAAATATCAGCAGATTGCTGACGATATCCGTTTAAAAATACTGGGTGGAATCTATGCCCAGAATGAGATGCTCCCATCAGAGAAAAAACTGGGTGAGAAGTATGGCGCAAGCCGGCTGACCATCCGAAACACGCTTAACCTGCTGGAGAACGAGGGATATATCTACACGAAGGCAGGGAAGGGCTCTTTTGTAAAGGGTGTATCCACTGATCTGTATCGGATTGATATGGACATCAACAGCATTCTTAACGGCGGATATGACCGGGTAGAGCTGATCAAAGCTAAAATGATCAAGCCAGATATCGATCTGGTTTACGAGCTCAAGGTTTCAAGGGAGAGCAAGATCGTCTTTATGGACTGGCACATTTTTAAGAACGAGGCGATTATTGGGTACGACAGGCGTTTTATCCCTTATTTCAGAGGTCTGCCCATTGATGAGAAGGATTTGACCTACACAGGCCTGAAGGATATGATCAAGGACTCTCAGACAGATTTCAGGGAGGAGATTGTCATTAACGGCATTATTCCAGAGACGTGGCTGAAAGAAAAAATGGGCATTGACAGCAAAAATACCGATTCGCTTCTCTTAGTGGAGCGCAAAATTTATGACGACCGGGGAACCCCCACCGGCCTTGACCGCCTGTACCTGAACGCGAATGAAAGCTGTATTAAAGGAGTTTTTAGCGTATGA
- a CDS encoding energy-coupling factor ABC transporter ATP-binding protein yields the protein MKETIIEIKNLKYAYTGDKQALRGIDVTIGKGERIAVIGSNGAGKSTFFLNLNGVLTPDSGEIYFKGQKLTRDKKDLNTLRKSIGIVFQDADNQIIASTVMGEVSFGPMNLKLPRDEVVRRVDEALEYMNITDFKDRPPHYLSGGEKKRITIADIIAMHSEVIVFDEPTAALDPLNAEMLEEVLEKLAAQEKTMLISTHDVDFAYRWAERALVFCDGQIIADAPPVEIFDDEDILKRANLKKPMMLEIYNAMVKKGMLPDDRSYPKDVAAFKRLLET from the coding sequence ATGAAAGAAACAATCATTGAAATAAAAAATCTTAAGTACGCATATACCGGGGACAAGCAGGCGCTTCGGGGCATTGACGTTACCATTGGCAAGGGGGAACGCATTGCGGTTATCGGCTCCAACGGAGCTGGAAAGTCAACCTTTTTCCTGAACCTCAACGGTGTGCTTACGCCGGACAGCGGCGAAATTTATTTTAAAGGCCAGAAGCTGACCCGGGATAAAAAGGACCTGAATACCCTGAGAAAATCTATCGGGATTGTTTTTCAGGATGCGGATAATCAAATCATCGCGTCAACAGTCATGGGAGAGGTTTCCTTTGGTCCCATGAACCTTAAGCTTCCCAGAGACGAGGTGGTCCGCCGGGTCGATGAGGCGTTAGAGTACATGAACATTACGGATTTTAAGGACCGGCCGCCCCATTATCTGAGTGGCGGTGAAAAAAAGCGAATCACCATTGCTGATATTATTGCCATGCACTCCGAGGTCATTGTTTTTGATGAGCCTACCGCGGCTTTGGATCCATTAAATGCGGAAATGCTGGAGGAGGTACTTGAGAAGCTGGCCGCCCAAGAAAAAACCATGCTGATCTCCACCCACGACGTCGACTTCGCTTACCGCTGGGCGGAGCGCGCCCTTGTTTTCTGCGATGGGCAGATCATTGCCGACGCTCCGCCAGTTGAAATTTTTGACGATGAGGATATCCTGAAAAGGGCCAATCTGAAAAAGCCCATGATGCTGGAGATTTATAACGCCATGGTAAAAAAGGGAATGCTTCCGGATGATCGGTCTTATCCGAAGGATGTGGCGGCCTTTAAGCGTCTGCTTGAGACCTGA
- a CDS encoding cobalamin B12-binding domain-containing protein, with protein MIEQLITAFVELDEELVNKLTKRALRSGIKPYEIIEAVNFALGEIGKGFETGEATLSDLMMSGILYEQIINSKEMHLYDQIEQTNSSGLILLGTIESDIHDIGKSIFKSGAIISGFKVIDLGVDVSSDIFIKNIIKYQPDILGISVVLTSAVDYIKRTIDVITGEGLRQNLKIILGGSFIDDEIVRCCGADGYANNILDGVKLCQRWMEERANR; from the coding sequence ATGATTGAACAATTAATTACTGCTTTTGTAGAGCTTGACGAGGAGCTCGTCAATAAATTGACTAAACGGGCACTGCGGAGCGGCATAAAGCCCTACGAAATTATCGAGGCAGTCAATTTTGCGCTCGGCGAAATCGGGAAAGGCTTTGAGACAGGGGAGGCGACGCTCTCAGACCTGATGATGTCCGGCATTCTCTATGAGCAGATCATTAACTCCAAAGAGATGCATCTTTATGATCAGATCGAACAGACCAACAGCTCTGGCCTGATTCTCTTGGGGACCATAGAGTCAGATATTCATGATATTGGAAAGTCGATTTTTAAAAGCGGGGCGATTATCTCAGGCTTCAAGGTCATCGACCTGGGTGTAGATGTCTCCTCTGATATTTTTATAAAAAATATCATCAAGTATCAGCCGGATATTCTGGGAATCAGCGTAGTCTTGACCAGCGCTGTGGACTACATTAAGCGGACCATCGACGTTATTACAGGCGAGGGGCTGAGGCAGAATTTAAAGATTATTCTCGGGGGCAGCTTCATTGATGATGAGATTGTCCGGTGCTGCGGGGCCGATGGTTACGCAAATAATATTTTGGATGGTGTAAAGCTGTGTCAACGATGGATGGAAGAAAGAGCCAATCGGTAA
- a CDS encoding trimethylamine methyltransferase family protein, translating into MKLNYSIGTDQEIERIHEESLRILSEVGVVFHCEEAIEIFRNYGAKVENDVVYIDKKMVDEALASVPQSFDWYGRDGDKITVGDGKTKNVPAYGPIYVLKEGSYEKASHEHLVNFHKLHETSKIMDVSNPNVIDVSYIPPDIRERYRLGVALEYCTKPMMGLVEGKEVAEENLEMMRRFYGVDHLGDRIIAAGLIDTMGPMRLSTSMAEALITYSRSGQALIICSGQTLGITAPQSMAGTFILGNAMILASIVLSQIVRPGTPVVYCGKFDSADMRLSSGAAYGGIESLWSAATSARMARYYNVPLHTGAGNTDSKLMDYQAGAETFMNLFSAYALDTDCLVHACGTLDSFNSIGYEKYILDEEKIESLEHLKQGYEVNEKTVMFDSIKKTGPSGQHFERTQKSYRTDFIMPKLSIRDNHNSWIQAGCPSAESLATEVWKKRLEEYVKPDFNKEQRSILEDLLPEKYR; encoded by the coding sequence ATGAAGCTAAACTATTCGATAGGAACAGACCAGGAGATTGAAAGGATTCATGAGGAGAGCCTGAGGATTTTATCAGAGGTCGGCGTGGTTTTTCACTGTGAGGAGGCCATTGAGATTTTTAGGAATTATGGCGCGAAGGTTGAAAATGACGTTGTCTACATCGACAAAAAAATGGTTGATGAGGCTCTTGCATCTGTACCGCAGTCCTTTGACTGGTATGGACGTGACGGTGATAAGATCACAGTGGGTGATGGAAAAACCAAAAATGTTCCTGCCTACGGGCCCATTTATGTTTTAAAAGAAGGCAGCTATGAAAAAGCAAGTCATGAGCATCTGGTTAACTTTCACAAGCTCCATGAAACCAGTAAAATAATGGATGTATCAAATCCAAATGTTATTGATGTATCCTACATTCCGCCAGATATCAGAGAGCGGTACCGCCTTGGTGTGGCGCTTGAGTACTGTACCAAACCGATGATGGGACTGGTCGAAGGCAAAGAGGTGGCAGAAGAAAACCTTGAGATGATGCGCCGCTTTTATGGTGTAGACCATCTGGGTGACAGGATCATCGCCGCTGGCCTGATTGACACAATGGGGCCGATGCGCCTTTCAACCTCAATGGCAGAGGCGTTGATTACCTACTCACGCAGCGGGCAGGCGTTGATTATCTGCAGTGGGCAGACCCTCGGTATTACTGCGCCGCAGTCAATGGCAGGCACCTTTATCTTAGGCAATGCTATGATCCTGGCATCCATTGTGCTGTCGCAGATTGTGCGGCCGGGCACCCCGGTCGTCTATTGCGGAAAATTTGATTCTGCTGATATGCGTCTGTCCTCTGGAGCGGCCTACGGTGGTATTGAGAGCCTGTGGAGTGCGGCGACCTCAGCGCGGATGGCCCGTTATTATAATGTGCCGCTGCATACCGGTGCGGGCAATACAGACTCTAAGCTCATGGACTATCAGGCAGGTGCAGAAACCTTTATGAACCTGTTTTCGGCTTATGCGCTGGATACAGACTGCCTTGTGCACGCCTGCGGTACGCTGGACTCTTTTAATTCCATCGGCTATGAAAAATATATTTTAGACGAAGAAAAGATTGAATCACTGGAGCATCTGAAGCAGGGCTACGAGGTTAATGAAAAGACTGTGATGTTTGATTCCATCAAAAAGACCGGCCCCTCCGGCCAGCATTTTGAGCGGACACAAAAGTCCTATCGTACTGATTTTATCATGCCGAAGCTTTCGATCCGGGATAACCATAACAGCTGGATACAGGCAGGCTGTCCGTCGGCAGAATCGCTGGCGACAGAGGTTTGGAAGAAACGCTTGGAAGAATACGTTAAGCCAGACTTTAACAAGGAGCAAAGAAGCATTTTGGAAGACTTGCTGCCCGAAAAATACCGTTAA
- a CDS encoding MFS transporter, whose amino-acid sequence MKRQRIRSVLQFIVLCSGGNAIYYVVYMRSSYYNAFLEAFTMTNEQFGVLFSCYAWVATLTYFLGGIVADKFSPRKLLTISFLGTGLLNLWFGTFPPYNVAILIYALLGITTTLTFWAALIKATRQFGRNVGSESKAYGGREAGASFFEMLVGTFAAWMFTHFVSLSMGLRFVIFLYGSILIFLAVASWFVFTDDLENDENINDEKPWKIILRCLKNADIWLIAIIALGGYTIGSTIGSYGSSIANLNFGASVSSMAFIGMLTAYFKPVGALASGFFGDRMGASKSMLWLISLLIICALVIGYIPGGGASLYLFIIVFIIEIILTGAVRGQLYAPLNEADIPMKFSGTAIGLISTVAYASDAFLPPVIGKLLDTYPSGMAYRYVMLMQVGFGVMAVAALVIFMKRNRGRIRLLAEEEQKKRKKN is encoded by the coding sequence ATGAAAAGGCAAAGGATCAGAAGTGTTTTGCAGTTTATAGTATTGTGCTCCGGCGGAAACGCGATCTACTATGTGGTTTATATGCGGAGCAGTTATTACAATGCTTTTCTAGAAGCTTTCACGATGACGAATGAGCAGTTCGGTGTTTTATTCAGCTGTTATGCATGGGTAGCGACTCTGACATATTTTCTGGGTGGCATTGTGGCTGATAAATTTTCACCGCGAAAACTTCTGACAATTTCTTTTCTGGGAACAGGTCTGCTAAACCTCTGGTTTGGCACCTTTCCGCCCTACAATGTAGCGATTTTGATATATGCGCTGCTGGGTATCACTACAACACTCACCTTTTGGGCCGCTTTGATTAAAGCGACAAGACAGTTTGGACGAAATGTAGGCAGTGAAAGCAAAGCATATGGGGGACGAGAAGCAGGAGCTTCGTTTTTCGAGATGCTTGTCGGAACCTTTGCGGCTTGGATGTTCACACACTTTGTATCGCTATCCATGGGGCTGCGCTTTGTTATATTTTTATATGGCAGCATTTTGATATTTCTGGCCGTGGCATCCTGGTTTGTCTTCACAGACGATCTGGAAAACGATGAGAATATTAACGATGAGAAGCCCTGGAAAATTATCCTCCGCTGCCTTAAAAATGCCGATATCTGGCTCATTGCCATCATTGCGCTGGGAGGCTATACGATTGGGAGCACCATCGGGTCCTACGGCAGCTCCATTGCCAATCTGAATTTTGGGGCTTCTGTATCATCAATGGCCTTTATCGGCATGCTGACAGCCTATTTTAAGCCTGTTGGGGCTTTGGCCTCTGGCTTCTTCGGCGACCGGATGGGCGCGAGTAAATCAATGCTGTGGCTGATCAGTCTGCTGATTATCTGCGCGCTGGTGATTGGCTATATACCAGGCGGCGGTGCGAGCCTGTATCTGTTTATCATTGTATTTATTATTGAGATCATATTGACGGGTGCAGTCAGGGGACAGCTCTATGCGCCGCTGAATGAAGCAGATATTCCGATGAAGTTCTCGGGAACTGCCATCGGGCTTATCTCCACCGTCGCTTATGCGTCCGATGCCTTTTTACCGCCAGTGATCGGAAAGCTACTGGACACCTATCCGTCGGGTATGGCTTACCGGTATGTAATGCTGATGCAGGTGGGCTTTGGCGTTATGGCTGTTGCCGCCCTTGTAATCTTTATGAAGCGAAACAGAGGACGTATTCGGCTGCTGGCAGAGGAAGAACAAAAAAAGAGAAAGAAAAACTAA
- a CDS encoding formate/nitrite transporter family protein, whose protein sequence is MFLEAFISVQKAAADKTGLLKKNPLGYFVAAMLAGAFIGFGVLLSFTIGGLLSGEPYAKIVMGTAFGVALSLVVIAGAELFTGNNMVMAAGLMTKSVTMADTLKLWGICWLGNLAGSVLLALIFWGAGFAAGPVGEFIAASAAAKMGLSLVPLFLRGVLCNVLVCLAVWCGFKCKSESGKLIMIFWCLFAFITTGFEHSIANMTLLTISLLAPMEAAVSIGGYVYNLIVVTLGNMVGGILFVAIPYYLISKKKETA, encoded by the coding sequence ATGTTTTTGGAAGCGTTTATAAGTGTGCAGAAAGCAGCTGCGGACAAAACCGGGCTGCTGAAAAAGAACCCCCTGGGCTATTTTGTGGCAGCCATGCTGGCCGGTGCTTTCATTGGGTTTGGTGTTTTATTAAGTTTTACCATCGGCGGACTGCTGAGCGGAGAGCCCTATGCCAAGATTGTCATGGGAACAGCCTTTGGCGTTGCCTTGAGTCTGGTGGTTATCGCCGGGGCAGAGCTTTTTACAGGAAACAATATGGTCATGGCAGCAGGGCTTATGACAAAATCGGTCACCATGGCGGATACCTTGAAACTGTGGGGAATCTGCTGGCTTGGCAATCTGGCAGGCTCTGTGCTGCTGGCCCTTATTTTCTGGGGAGCCGGTTTTGCAGCCGGACCGGTCGGTGAGTTTATTGCAGCGTCGGCAGCGGCCAAGATGGGTCTTTCACTTGTACCCCTGTTCTTGAGAGGCGTTCTGTGTAATGTTCTGGTTTGTCTGGCTGTGTGGTGCGGCTTCAAATGCAAATCGGAAAGCGGAAAGCTTATTATGATTTTCTGGTGCCTTTTTGCCTTTATCACGACAGGTTTTGAGCATAGCATCGCGAATATGACACTGCTGACAATCTCCCTGCTTGCGCCCATGGAAGCAGCGGTCAGTATCGGTGGCTACGTGTATAATTTGATCGTCGTAACCCTTGGCAATATGGTTGGCGGTATTCTCTTTGTGGCGATTCCGTATTATCTCATTTCTAAAAAGAAAGAAACAGCATAG
- a CDS encoding energy-coupling factor ABC transporter permease has translation MTKRQKQVVTMLGAWALVFGIVPAANAMHIMEGYLPVGYCIMWGVLCIPFLAAGFFSIKKTLTGNRRAITLLAMAGAFIFVISSLKIPSVTGSCSHMTGTGLGAILFGPSAVSILGIIVLLFQAILLAHGGLTTLGANTFSMAIAGPFVSFGIYKLCQKMKVNRKIGVFLAACIGDLFTYCVTSIQLAFAYPSETGGVAASAVKFLGVFAPTQLPLAIIEGILTVIIVIALETYASPELKSIGFLAAEEA, from the coding sequence ATGACAAAGAGACAAAAACAAGTTGTGACCATGCTTGGGGCATGGGCGCTGGTCTTCGGTATCGTGCCCGCGGCAAACGCGATGCACATCATGGAAGGCTATTTACCGGTTGGCTACTGCATTATGTGGGGTGTTTTATGTATACCTTTTCTGGCAGCCGGCTTTTTCTCCATTAAAAAGACTCTGACAGGCAACAGAAGGGCGATTACCCTACTTGCGATGGCGGGCGCATTTATCTTCGTGATCTCTTCTTTGAAAATTCCATCCGTTACGGGCAGCTGCTCGCACATGACCGGTACAGGCCTGGGCGCCATTTTATTTGGCCCAAGCGCGGTCAGTATTCTGGGTATTATTGTACTCTTATTCCAGGCGATCCTTCTGGCCCACGGCGGTTTAACCACCCTTGGCGCCAATACTTTCTCCATGGCGATTGCAGGTCCCTTTGTGTCCTTCGGAATCTATAAGCTTTGTCAGAAAATGAAGGTAAACCGCAAAATCGGGGTATTTTTGGCAGCCTGTATCGGCGATCTGTTTACCTACTGTGTCACCAGTATTCAGCTGGCCTTTGCCTATCCGTCAGAAACGGGCGGCGTAGCGGCTTCAGCGGTTAAGTTTTTGGGCGTCTTTGCTCCTACACAGCTGCCGCTGGCCATCATCGAGGGGATTTTAACGGTTATTATCGTCATTGCTCTGGAAACCTATGCGAGCCCAGAGTTAAAATCAATTGGATTTTTAGCAGCGGAGGAAGCGTAA